In one Thermodesulfobium acidiphilum genomic region, the following are encoded:
- the accD gene encoding acetyl-CoA carboxylase, carboxyltransferase subunit beta, with the protein MLDKFFNVKKKEIPGGLWTKCPNCSNAIYTRELNDNLKVCHHCNYHFRLTVQERIDITFDNFEEMFSGILPVDSLNFVDTMPYSERLKEAQSKTLKEEAIIVGVGTIGDKKIAVGILDFDFIGGSMGSVVGEKIFRITNYAREKRLALVLFSASGGARMQEGMFSLMQMAKTAMVIGKYKESGGFYISCLLHPTTGGVSASFATLGDVIIAEPGALIGFAGPRVIEQTIRQKLPQGFQRSEYLLEHGMIDAVIERKAIKETLNKLVSWHGY; encoded by the coding sequence TTGCTAGATAAATTTTTTAACGTTAAAAAAAAGGAGATACCAGGAGGTCTCTGGACAAAATGTCCAAATTGCAGTAATGCAATATATACTCGTGAATTAAACGATAATCTTAAAGTTTGTCATCATTGTAATTATCATTTTAGACTAACCGTTCAAGAAAGAATAGATATTACATTTGATAATTTTGAAGAAATGTTTTCAGGGATTCTTCCGGTGGACAGTCTTAATTTTGTTGATACAATGCCATATTCTGAAAGACTTAAGGAAGCTCAGTCTAAAACTCTTAAAGAAGAAGCAATAATAGTTGGAGTTGGTACAATTGGTGATAAGAAGATTGCTGTAGGAATTTTGGACTTTGACTTTATTGGCGGAAGTATGGGATCTGTGGTAGGAGAAAAGATATTTAGAATTACCAATTATGCCAGAGAAAAAAGATTAGCGCTTGTACTGTTTAGTGCATCTGGTGGAGCAAGAATGCAAGAAGGAATGTTTTCTCTTATGCAGATGGCTAAAACTGCAATGGTTATTGGAAAATACAAGGAGAGCGGAGGATTTTATATTTCTTGTTTATTGCATCCAACGACGGGAGGTGTTTCTGCAAGCTTTGCAACACTGGGAGATGTAATTATTGCTGAGCCTGGTGCTTTGATAGGTTTTGCTGGACCAAGAGTTATAGAGCAGACAATAAGGCAAAAATTGCCACAAGGATTTCAAAGGTCGGAGTATCTTTTAGAACATGGTATGATAGATGCTGTAATTGAAAGAAAAGCAATTAAAGAGACTTTAAATAAGTTGGTGAGCTGGCATGGCTATTGA
- the rplU gene encoding 50S ribosomal protein L21, whose protein sequence is MVYVLKIRGKEFLAVPGDKIKVPFIEGLKEGERFVVENALVFDEEPEIKTSNVETIVEGSGKERTVIAFKYRPKKGYRNKKGNRQKFTMLRISEI, encoded by the coding sequence GTGGTTTATGTTTTAAAAATTAGGGGCAAAGAGTTTTTAGCTGTTCCAGGCGATAAAATTAAAGTGCCCTTTATCGAAGGTTTAAAGGAAGGCGAAAGATTTGTTGTTGAAAACGCTCTAGTTTTTGATGAAGAACCTGAGATTAAAACTTCAAATGTTGAGACGATTGTTGAAGGAAGCGGTAAGGAGAGAACTGTAATCGCTTTTAAATATAGGCCTAAAAAAGGTTATAGGAATAAAAAAGGCAATAGACAAAAGTTTACCATGTTAAGAATTTCTGAAATATAA
- a CDS encoding glutamate-5-semialdehyde dehydrogenase yields METVEIKEYVEKLCREGKESTYNIASLDTNTKNNFLNILSKKLIESEKKVISANASDIEAARQKSTSSSLIDRMLLDHKRIVQMAEGCKKVSYLPDPIGSVTFGTKRPNGLEIYCKRVPLGCIGIIYEARPNVTIEITTLAIKSGNAVILKGGSEVINTNKVLVDLVKESLKEAQIDERAVQFIETTDRSAVDVLLKQRGLIDVIIPRGSEGLIKHVVENSHIPVIETGIGNCHLYIDESANVEMALKIAINAKTQRPSVCNSIEKVLIHKNIASNILVPLVMEFKKRDVQIRGCQQTLKYVKDAILATEEDWYKEYHDLIVAIKIVKDLREAISHINKYGSKHSEAIVSENYSSIRRFLRDVDASAVYANASTRFTDGGEFGFGAEVGISTQKLHVRGPMGLEALTTMKYVIFGNGQIRT; encoded by the coding sequence ATGGAAACTGTTGAAATTAAAGAATATGTGGAAAAATTGTGTAGAGAGGGGAAAGAATCAACATACAATATTGCATCTTTGGATACAAACACTAAAAATAACTTTTTAAACATTTTGTCAAAAAAATTAATTGAAAGTGAAAAAAAAGTTATAAGCGCTAACGCTTCAGATATAGAAGCTGCCAGACAGAAGAGCACGTCTTCTAGTTTGATTGACAGAATGCTCTTGGATCACAAAAGAATTGTACAGATGGCTGAAGGTTGTAAAAAAGTTTCATATCTTCCAGATCCTATTGGAAGCGTAACTTTTGGCACCAAAAGGCCAAATGGACTTGAAATTTATTGTAAAAGGGTACCTCTTGGATGTATAGGAATAATATATGAGGCAAGACCAAATGTAACTATAGAAATTACAACTCTTGCTATTAAATCTGGAAATGCAGTAATCTTGAAAGGTGGTAGTGAAGTTATAAATACAAATAAAGTATTAGTAGACCTTGTTAAAGAATCGCTTAAAGAAGCGCAGATAGATGAAAGGGCAGTTCAATTTATAGAAACTACTGACAGATCAGCAGTTGATGTGCTTTTAAAACAGAGAGGACTTATAGACGTTATCATTCCAAGAGGTTCTGAAGGTTTAATTAAGCATGTTGTTGAAAATTCTCACATTCCTGTGATTGAAACTGGTATAGGTAACTGTCATTTATATATAGATGAATCAGCTAACGTTGAGATGGCTTTAAAGATAGCGATAAACGCAAAGACTCAAAGACCATCTGTATGTAATTCTATAGAAAAAGTCCTTATTCATAAAAATATTGCTTCAAATATACTTGTACCTCTCGTTATGGAATTTAAAAAGAGAGATGTCCAGATAAGGGGGTGTCAGCAAACTTTGAAATATGTAAAGGACGCGATTTTAGCTACTGAAGAGGATTGGTATAAAGAATATCACGACCTAATTGTTGCTATTAAAATAGTTAAAGATCTAAGGGAGGCTATAAGTCATATTAATAAATATGGTTCTAAACATTCTGAGGCTATAGTTTCAGAAAACTATTCAAGTATCAGGAGATTTCTTAGAGATGTTGATGCTAGTGCAGTTTATGCCAACGCATCAACGAGGTTTACAGATGGCGGTGAATTTGGATTTGGCGCAGAAGTAGGAATAAGTACTCAAAAACTTCACGTAAGAGGACCTATGGGTCTTGAGGCACTAACTACAATGAAATACGTTATATTTGGAAATGGTCAAATTAGAACATAG
- the nadD gene encoding nicotinate (nicotinamide) nucleotide adenylyltransferase, producing MVKLEHRIAILGGTFDPVHIGHLKLGQSALNIIDPDTLFWIPAKRSPLKNRIYASDFHRWCMLYECIKNEKRYTLSDLELIRKEPSYTYLTLVEIKKRYPGSQLYFIMGLDTALSLTNWYKIDDILKICKFVVFKRNVDKDNSIEKLPEEIFHNIDFFEVDIPDISSNLIRKKVALNENLSEFLDPSTIEYIKRFNLYK from the coding sequence ATGGTCAAATTAGAACATAGAATAGCAATTTTGGGTGGCACTTTTGATCCGGTTCATATTGGCCATTTGAAATTAGGGCAGAGTGCGCTTAACATTATTGATCCAGACACTCTTTTTTGGATACCTGCTAAAAGATCTCCTTTAAAAAATAGGATTTATGCTAGCGACTTTCACAGATGGTGTATGCTTTATGAGTGTATAAAAAATGAAAAAAGATATACTTTGAGCGATTTGGAATTAATTAGAAAGGAACCATCTTATACCTACCTTACTCTAGTAGAAATCAAGAAGCGGTATCCTGGTTCACAGTTATATTTTATTATGGGTTTGGATACTGCACTTTCTCTAACAAATTGGTATAAAATTGATGATATACTGAAAATTTGTAAGTTTGTGGTTTTCAAAAGAAATGTCGACAAAGATAATTCAATTGAAAAGTTACCTGAAGAAATTTTTCATAATATAGATTTCTTTGAAGTTGATATACCCGATATTTCATCAAATCTCATTAGAAAAAAAGTAGCGTTAAATGAAAATTTATCTGAGTTTCTTGATCCTTCTACTATAGAATATATTAAAAGATTTAACTTATATAAATAA
- a CDS encoding metal-dependent hydrolase, with product MTGFTHLVAGVGSTVAIYVNHPEWVKNFNEIGVFLGSFLGSLFPDIDSPTSKISTLVRNPFFGIFFSHRGFWHSLSAVIIVDFLFTFLLRFLMNIDFNFFVSFIIFFTMCYLLHIFFDMIGNKGVKLFYPFSKRSFSFPLTGWFKSRTPLEFLILLVYLLIVFEGLR from the coding sequence TTGACAGGTTTTACTCATTTGGTGGCTGGAGTTGGTAGCACAGTTGCTATATATGTTAATCATCCTGAATGGGTGAAGAACTTCAATGAAATTGGAGTTTTTTTGGGCAGTTTTTTAGGCTCATTGTTTCCAGACATTGATTCGCCTACTTCAAAGATATCTACTTTGGTGAGAAATCCTTTTTTTGGCATCTTTTTCTCACATAGAGGTTTTTGGCACTCTTTATCTGCAGTAATTATAGTAGACTTTTTGTTTACTTTTCTGTTAAGATTTCTAATGAATATAGATTTTAATTTTTTTGTAAGCTTTATAATTTTTTTTACCATGTGTTATCTGCTTCATATCTTTTTTGATATGATAGGGAATAAGGGAGTGAAGCTTTTTTATCCTTTTAGCAAAAGAAGTTTTTCATTTCCTCTTACTGGATGGTTTAAGAGCAGAACTCCTTTGGAATTTTTGATTCTTTTGGTATATTTATTAATTGTTTTTGAAGGATTGAGGTGA
- the rpmA gene encoding 50S ribosomal protein L27: MASKKGGGSSRNGRDSNPQYLGVKAYGGELVSAGSIIARQRGTKIHPGNNVGIGRDYTIFAKIDGRVNFIKKAGKVVAEVIPN, from the coding sequence GTGGCATCCAAAAAAGGTGGAGGCAGTTCTAGAAACGGAAGAGATAGTAATCCTCAATATCTTGGGGTTAAAGCTTATGGTGGTGAGTTGGTAAGCGCTGGATCTATTATAGCAAGGCAACGTGGAACAAAGATTCATCCAGGTAATAATGTTGGAATAGGGAGAGACTATACTATTTTTGCTAAGATTGATGGCAGAGTTAATTTTATAAAGAAAGCTGGAAAAGTTGTAGCTGAAGTTATCCCTAATTAA
- the obgE gene encoding GTPase ObgE, whose amino-acid sequence MSLKSYIFPDTAKVKFVGGHGGRGCVSFRKEKYIPKGGPDGGDGGRGANIYLVASREVSDLSFFKSNREFRGKNGEPGSSKKMHGKDAEDLYLHVPVGTVVKDPNTNEIICDLDHNGKVFLVAKGGKGGLGNSNFATPTNRVPHYAQDGEPGEEKNVLLELKIIADASLIGFPNAGKSSILNALTNAKAIVGEYSFTTIKPVLGVLSNNEKAIVLADIPGIIEGASKGKGLGNIFLRHIERSNFLIFVLDASLDPIKYYNIIIKELEQYNRDLLQKKRIILLNKRDLINKITENELLSYFNGLNEKVYSISTFDRTSVEALKNIILELVSESKILV is encoded by the coding sequence ATGTCTTTAAAATCTTATATTTTTCCTGATACTGCAAAAGTAAAATTTGTGGGGGGGCATGGTGGAAGAGGATGTGTAAGCTTTAGGAAGGAGAAATATATTCCAAAGGGTGGACCGGATGGCGGAGATGGTGGAAGAGGAGCAAATATATACCTTGTTGCTAGCAGAGAAGTAAGCGATCTATCTTTTTTTAAATCCAATCGCGAGTTCAGGGGAAAGAACGGTGAACCTGGATCTTCTAAAAAGATGCACGGAAAGGATGCTGAAGATTTATATCTTCATGTACCCGTAGGAACAGTGGTTAAGGACCCAAATACAAACGAGATTATATGTGATCTTGATCATAATGGGAAAGTCTTTTTGGTTGCGAAGGGTGGAAAGGGAGGATTGGGTAATTCTAACTTCGCTACGCCTACAAACAGAGTTCCCCATTATGCTCAAGATGGAGAGCCTGGTGAGGAAAAAAATGTTTTACTTGAATTAAAAATTATTGCGGATGCTTCTTTGATAGGGTTTCCTAATGCTGGTAAATCTTCGATTTTAAATGCATTGACAAATGCTAAAGCAATTGTTGGGGAATATTCTTTTACAACTATAAAACCAGTTCTTGGAGTGTTATCAAATAATGAAAAGGCAATAGTTTTAGCCGATATTCCTGGAATTATTGAAGGAGCAAGCAAGGGCAAGGGTTTGGGGAATATCTTCTTAAGACATATAGAGCGTTCCAATTTTCTTATATTTGTTTTAGATGCAAGTTTAGATCCGATAAAGTATTATAATATAATTATAAAAGAGCTTGAGCAGTATAATAGAGATTTGTTGCAGAAAAAGAGAATAATTTTGTTAAATAAGCGTGATTTGATCAATAAAATTACAGAAAATGAGCTTTTATCTTATTTTAATGGATTAAATGAAAAAGTTTATTCTATAAGTACGTTTGATAGAACTAGCGTTGAAGCTTTGAAAAATATAATTTTAGAATTAGTTTCTGAATCCAAAATTCTTGTTTAA
- the uvrA gene encoding excinuclease ABC subunit UvrA codes for MDYIRIRGAKENNLKDVNLDIPRNKFVVFTGVSGSGKSSLAFDTLYAEGQRRYAESLSVYARQFLGQLKKPQVESIEGLSPAVSIDQRGMTHNPRSTVGTLTEIYDYFRLLFARIGVAYCPKCNIPIKATSLDEIVSDLYKKYPNELIMITSVLIDGRKGEFKDLINRYRKQGFFKMIIDSKTYDISEEEVLLDKNKKHTIILVIDEITLSSDKTKRLSEAVRLALEVGNGVIRVQRKDGQFDLYSEKLSCPKCGFSLVELSPRLFSFNSPYGACPACNGLGFVEELDPEKVFDMNLSLQEGAARVFRGRYNQYYVYNLLSFARSKGISISKPVKMLSSEEINLLLFGDVSNIEKDNSFESIAKYIERKRSESFNESWDEFKDFFIMRTCSLCNGTRLRKEALSVYINKMNIADLLKLVPEKILAFIEDYEKNIYEYETHAREKEEISRPIFKEIKKRLRYLLDLGLDYLTLDRATMTLSGGEVQRLRLATQIGSGLVGVLYVLDEPSIGLHPRDISRLVDSLRELSLIGNTVIVVEHDRETIEAADFVVDMGPYAGERGGKVVYSGDIKGLYESDTLTGKYLSGKLRIVENTFRRKTDSFLRVFGASQFNLKNIDINLPLKIFCTITGVSGSGKSTLLYEILYKGIKKEKGFREMPGQYESIEGVEKIDRVLLMDQSPIGRTPRSNPATYTGVLDDIRSLFAQLPESKRLGFKPGHFSFNVKGGRCEACRGEGFKKIQMLFLPDVYVPCDVCNGTRYQKDTLKVEFKGKNISEILNMSVDEAREFFSSHPAISRKLSVLSDIGLGYIRLGQSATTLSGGESQRLKLAYELTKKFRGHTLYLLDEPTTGLHFDDIKKLINVLHRLVDRGDSVIVVEHNLDVVYASDMVIDLGPEGGDKGGKIVAFGTPEEIMEVNNSFTGKYLKEWFGRS; via the coding sequence GTGGATTATATAAGAATTAGAGGTGCAAAAGAAAACAATTTAAAGGATGTGAATTTAGACATTCCAAGAAACAAATTTGTGGTTTTTACTGGAGTGTCAGGATCGGGAAAATCGTCACTTGCATTTGATACCCTTTACGCTGAAGGACAAAGAAGATATGCAGAATCATTGTCAGTTTATGCCAGACAATTTTTAGGACAGTTGAAAAAACCACAGGTTGAATCTATTGAGGGACTTTCCCCTGCAGTTTCTATAGATCAAAGGGGTATGACTCATAACCCTCGTTCTACAGTGGGGACTCTTACAGAGATATATGATTATTTTAGATTACTTTTTGCAAGAATAGGGGTGGCATATTGTCCAAAATGTAATATTCCGATAAAAGCAACTTCTTTGGATGAGATAGTTAGTGACTTATACAAGAAATATCCAAACGAATTGATAATGATAACTTCAGTTCTAATTGATGGAAGGAAGGGTGAGTTTAAAGATCTAATTAATAGATATAGAAAACAAGGTTTTTTCAAAATGATAATTGACTCAAAAACCTACGATATTTCTGAGGAAGAAGTTCTTTTAGATAAAAATAAAAAACACACTATAATTTTAGTTATTGATGAAATAACGCTTAGCAGTGATAAAACAAAGAGATTAAGCGAAGCTGTTAGACTAGCTTTGGAAGTGGGAAATGGTGTAATTAGAGTTCAAAGAAAAGATGGGCAATTTGATTTGTATAGTGAAAAACTATCGTGTCCTAAATGTGGTTTTAGTCTTGTAGAATTGAGTCCAAGACTTTTTTCTTTTAATAGCCCATATGGAGCTTGCCCAGCGTGTAACGGACTGGGATTTGTGGAAGAATTAGACCCTGAAAAGGTTTTTGATATGAATTTGTCTTTACAAGAAGGGGCTGCGAGAGTTTTTAGAGGTAGATATAACCAATATTACGTATATAACCTGTTAAGTTTTGCGAGATCGAAAGGAATAAGTATTAGCAAACCTGTAAAAATGTTAAGTTCTGAAGAAATAAATCTCCTTCTATTTGGTGATGTCTCGAATATAGAAAAGGATAATTCATTTGAAAGTATAGCAAAGTATATTGAAAGAAAACGTTCAGAATCGTTTAATGAATCCTGGGATGAGTTTAAAGATTTTTTTATAATGAGAACTTGTAGCCTATGTAATGGCACAAGGCTTAGAAAGGAAGCGCTTAGCGTATATATAAACAAAATGAACATTGCTGATCTTTTGAAGCTTGTTCCAGAAAAGATCTTGGCATTTATTGAAGACTATGAGAAAAATATTTATGAGTACGAGACACATGCTCGTGAAAAAGAAGAGATTTCAAGACCTATTTTTAAAGAAATAAAAAAGAGGCTTCGATATCTTCTAGATCTTGGTTTAGATTATTTAACTTTGGATAGAGCCACGATGACTCTTTCTGGAGGCGAAGTGCAAAGGTTAAGACTTGCCACCCAAATTGGTTCTGGTCTGGTTGGAGTTCTTTATGTACTTGACGAACCAAGTATTGGACTTCATCCAAGAGACATATCAAGATTGGTAGACAGTTTGAGAGAACTTTCACTTATAGGCAATACAGTTATAGTTGTAGAACATGATAGGGAAACCATTGAGGCAGCAGATTTTGTAGTGGATATGGGGCCATATGCAGGAGAAAGAGGTGGAAAAGTAGTGTATTCGGGAGATATAAAGGGATTGTACGAATCAGATACCTTGACTGGCAAATATCTTTCAGGGAAGTTAAGGATTGTAGAGAATACTTTTAGAAGGAAGACAGATAGCTTTTTAAGAGTATTTGGTGCAAGTCAGTTTAACCTAAAAAATATAGATATAAACTTACCGTTGAAAATATTTTGTACTATAACAGGTGTTTCTGGTTCGGGGAAAAGCACGCTTCTATATGAAATTTTATACAAAGGTATAAAAAAGGAGAAGGGTTTCAGAGAAATGCCAGGTCAATATGAATCAATCGAGGGCGTTGAGAAAATTGATAGGGTTCTTTTAATGGATCAATCTCCTATAGGTAGAACGCCAAGGTCTAATCCCGCCACATATACTGGGGTATTAGATGATATAAGAAGTTTGTTTGCTCAGCTTCCTGAATCTAAAAGATTAGGTTTTAAGCCTGGCCATTTTAGCTTCAACGTAAAGGGTGGAAGATGTGAAGCTTGCAGAGGCGAAGGTTTCAAAAAAATCCAGATGCTTTTTTTACCCGATGTATACGTTCCTTGTGATGTTTGTAATGGCACAAGGTATCAAAAAGACACTTTGAAAGTAGAATTTAAAGGGAAAAATATATCTGAAATTTTGAATATGAGTGTAGATGAAGCAAGGGAATTTTTTTCTTCTCACCCGGCAATATCTAGAAAGCTATCTGTTCTGAGTGATATTGGACTTGGTTATATAAGGTTAGGCCAAAGCGCAACCACTCTTTCTGGTGGGGAATCCCAAAGATTAAAGCTGGCATATGAACTTACAAAAAAGTTTAGGGGCCATACCTTATATTTGCTTGATGAGCCCACTACTGGACTTCATTTTGATGATATAAAAAAGTTGATCAATGTTTTGCACAGATTAGTTGATAGAGGAGATTCTGTTATTGTTGTCGAACACAACCTTGATGTAGTTTATGCCAGTGATATGGTCATTGATTTAGGTCCTGAAGGCGGTGATAAAGGGGGAAAGATAGTTGCTTTTGGTACTCCCGAAGAAATAATGGAAGTGAATAATTCTTTTACGGGTAAATATCTTAAAGAATGGTTTGGTAGATCTTGA
- the dsrB gene encoding dissimilatory-type sulfite reductase subunit beta, translated as MVKTDFGPPKYLDMMSDLCKRNYGKWKYHEVLDTGTLVHVSESGEKLYTVRAATPRLMHIDTVRAFCDLADKYCGGFFRFTSRHSVEFLIEDEANIEPLKAELHAMGYTPGGVGNTISNMLHTQGWIHCHTPAIDASGIVKSVMDEVFEYYKEAKLPARLRLALACCLNMCGAVHCSDVAIVGVHRVPPKVQDDKISKMCEIPNVVAACPTRAIRPEPAKKSVVVNDERCMYCGNCYTMCPAMPIFDPKNDGAAIFVGGKVSDARHPAMFSKLAVPYIPNEPPRWPTLVKTIRLLIDVYAKDAKEGERYGEWINRIGWEKFFQVTGLPFTDKHIDDYIFSVPTFRSTATFKW; from the coding sequence ATGGTTAAAACAGATTTTGGACCACCAAAATATTTGGACATGATGTCCGATCTTTGTAAAAGGAATTACGGCAAGTGGAAATATCATGAAGTTTTGGATACTGGAACATTAGTTCATGTATCAGAAAGCGGTGAAAAGCTATATACAGTTAGAGCTGCCACACCAAGGCTTATGCATATTGATACAGTAAGGGCTTTTTGTGATCTTGCTGATAAATATTGTGGTGGATTCTTCAGATTTACTAGCAGACATTCAGTCGAATTTCTTATTGAAGATGAAGCAAACATTGAACCCTTGAAGGCAGAACTTCACGCAATGGGCTATACACCTGGTGGAGTAGGCAATACTATTTCAAATATGCTTCACACTCAAGGTTGGATTCACTGCCACACTCCTGCAATTGACGCATCTGGTATAGTAAAATCAGTTATGGATGAGGTTTTTGAGTACTACAAGGAAGCAAAACTTCCAGCGAGGCTCAGGCTTGCTTTGGCATGCTGCTTGAATATGTGCGGCGCAGTTCATTGTTCTGATGTCGCGATAGTAGGCGTTCACAGAGTACCGCCAAAAGTTCAGGACGATAAAATTTCTAAGATGTGTGAAATACCTAACGTGGTAGCTGCATGTCCTACAAGAGCAATTAGACCAGAACCAGCCAAAAAATCTGTCGTTGTAAACGATGAAAGGTGTATGTACTGTGGTAACTGCTATACTATGTGCCCTGCAATGCCAATATTTGATCCAAAGAACGATGGAGCTGCAATATTTGTAGGTGGTAAGGTTTCTGATGCAAGGCATCCAGCGATGTTTTCTAAGTTGGCTGTTCCTTATATTCCAAACGAACCTCCAAGATGGCCAACGCTGGTTAAGACTATAAGATTACTTATTGATGTCTATGCAAAGGATGCAAAGGAAGGGGAGCGCTACGGCGAGTGGATTAATAGAATTGGTTGGGAGAAGTTTTTCCAGGTTACGGGCTTGCCATTTACCGATAAGCATATCGATGATTATATCTTCTCCGTTCCAACTTTCCGCTCCACTGCTACATTTAAGTGGTAA
- the proB gene encoding glutamate 5-kinase — protein sequence MSMRIVLKIGTSSIVKQNSINEEFIDMIAEGVSLNMKKGMKFVLVSSGAIGLGKFYTNIKNPKSIPEKQAAASVGQLYLMNAYKRAFDRRDIQCAQLLFTAADLSNRERFLNIQNTFKVLLKSNIVPVVNENDTVAVEEIKIGDNDTLSALVSLLVKANILTIFTDVDGLYMNKNDPSTLIKRVKRIDSELFNIAGQANSKFGTGGMFTKLKAAQIATDAGISVHIVSNKKIKEFFNMVDRNINIGTFFEPSTKSSQKMSWLKHNSKTKGKIVIDQGAKEALFKNKSLLPSGVVDVVGNFKRADIIEITDQSGNVVAKGLTNYSSNEILRIKGSNTKNIYDILGYKFSDEIVHKDYMIII from the coding sequence ATGAGTATGAGAATTGTTTTGAAAATTGGCACATCCTCGATAGTTAAACAAAATTCTATTAATGAAGAATTCATAGATATGATTGCTGAAGGCGTGTCATTGAATATGAAAAAGGGGATGAAGTTTGTTCTCGTTTCGTCGGGAGCAATAGGCCTTGGAAAGTTTTATACCAATATAAAAAACCCAAAATCAATTCCTGAAAAGCAAGCTGCAGCTTCTGTAGGACAACTTTATTTGATGAATGCTTACAAAAGGGCTTTCGATAGGAGAGATATTCAATGTGCACAGCTTTTATTTACTGCTGCAGATTTATCTAATCGTGAAAGATTTCTAAATATCCAGAATACCTTTAAGGTATTGCTAAAATCAAATATTGTACCTGTTGTAAATGAAAACGATACTGTTGCTGTAGAAGAAATAAAGATTGGTGATAACGATACGCTTTCTGCTCTGGTTTCCTTATTGGTTAAAGCAAATATTCTTACTATTTTTACTGATGTTGATGGATTGTATATGAATAAAAATGATCCAAGCACCCTTATCAAAAGAGTTAAAAGAATTGATAGCGAACTTTTTAATATTGCTGGTCAAGCAAATTCAAAATTTGGTACTGGTGGGATGTTTACAAAACTTAAGGCAGCACAGATAGCAACTGATGCAGGAATTTCTGTACATATTGTTTCCAATAAAAAAATAAAGGAATTTTTCAATATGGTAGATAGAAATATTAATATAGGTACATTTTTTGAGCCATCTACAAAGAGTTCGCAAAAGATGTCATGGTTAAAACACAATAGCAAAACAAAGGGTAAAATTGTGATTGATCAAGGTGCAAAGGAAGCTCTTTTTAAAAACAAAAGTCTTTTGCCATCGGGTGTTGTAGATGTTGTTGGTAATTTTAAAAGAGCAGATATTATTGAGATTACTGATCAATCTGGTAATGTCGTTGCTAAAGGATTAACCAATTATTCGTCTAATGAAATTTTAAGAATAAAAGGGTCTAATACTAAGAATATTTATGATATTCTAGGTTATAAATTTTCTGATGAGATAGTACATAAAGATTACATGATAATTATTTAA
- a CDS encoding ATP-binding protein codes for MVYVVKVDQDLCNGDGACADNCPNQVFDMVNGKSQPTRADDCVGCMTCVSVCPTGAVTVTEL; via the coding sequence ATGGTTTATGTAGTAAAAGTAGATCAGGATCTTTGTAACGGAGATGGTGCATGCGCAGATAATTGTCCAAATCAAGTTTTTGACATGGTCAATGGTAAATCTCAGCCAACAAGGGCGGATGATTGTGTTGGCTGTATGACCTGTGTTTCAGTTTGTCCAACTGGTGCAGTTACGGTAACTGAGCTCTAA